A stretch of Prosthecobacter debontii DNA encodes these proteins:
- a CDS encoding transglutaminase family protein, with translation MRAWTCLSFLALVTVCPADEPVKSVAEVAEETKPSVVKVLQAGREGLDGLGAGFVVSEEGLIATNLHVIGEARRLEVEMANGDKHEVVEVTATDAERDLALLRIAEKGLKPLPLADSETVRQGQPIVAMGNPEGLGFSVVEGVVSAYPDLINEVPMIRLAVPIEKGNSGGPLLDRQGRVLGLLTLKSARTENLGFAMPVNALKRLLEKPNPVPMSRWLTIGVLNPRLWQPLLGSRWTQHAGVIQASTPGTGFGGRSLCLWAAPVQESPFEVMVNVKLDDESGAAGLVFCSDGEDVHYGFYPSAGKLRLTRFEGADVYSWTILADVPTEAYHSGDWNQLRVRVESEEIICWVNGQQVLVQRDDALRGGQVGLCKFRNTVAQFRGFRVGTDLSEKPVPETVAASIGKTLKDFQAEPKERQKALNQLLEKPGESRRVLVNQRRELEKQVAALKELEHDLHRASVTRDLVAELAKPEDQIDLMRATLLLARHDNPEVDIKQYLQGFERMVDELKKAPEITQGTVPAVKRINRYLFEENGFHGSRHDYSSKSNSYMNELLDDREGLPITLSVLYIELAARLGVKQVYGLGLPGKFMVGYREGPEGELQLLDVFERGKKVSLEQAALELSDIGSFPEEMLEPASKRSIILRMLNNLLGTTLDDVAAVKETLPYLDLVIALDPDSAVQRITRARMKERLGFRSEAAADVRWLTDHFPEDGPNQVRNQLLDWLDELE, from the coding sequence ATGCGTGCCTGGACCTGCCTCAGCTTTCTCGCCTTGGTGACCGTCTGCCCAGCCGATGAACCGGTGAAATCGGTGGCCGAGGTGGCGGAAGAGACCAAGCCCTCGGTGGTGAAGGTGCTGCAGGCGGGGCGGGAGGGGCTGGACGGTCTGGGCGCAGGCTTCGTCGTGAGTGAGGAGGGCTTGATCGCCACGAATCTCCACGTCATCGGGGAGGCACGGCGGCTGGAGGTGGAGATGGCCAATGGCGATAAACACGAGGTGGTGGAAGTGACTGCCACGGACGCGGAGCGGGATCTCGCCCTGTTGCGCATTGCTGAAAAAGGCCTGAAACCGCTGCCGCTGGCCGATAGTGAAACCGTTCGCCAAGGTCAGCCCATCGTCGCCATGGGGAATCCTGAGGGGTTGGGCTTCAGTGTGGTGGAAGGGGTGGTGTCCGCTTATCCCGATCTCATCAATGAAGTGCCCATGATCCGGCTGGCGGTGCCCATCGAAAAAGGCAACAGCGGCGGCCCGCTGCTGGATCGCCAAGGGCGGGTGCTGGGGCTGCTGACGCTGAAATCCGCCCGCACGGAGAATCTCGGCTTTGCCATGCCGGTGAATGCCCTCAAGCGTCTGCTTGAGAAACCCAATCCGGTGCCCATGTCCCGCTGGCTGACCATTGGCGTGCTGAATCCTCGCTTATGGCAACCCTTGTTAGGCTCGCGCTGGACGCAGCACGCGGGCGTCATCCAGGCCTCCACGCCAGGCACCGGCTTCGGCGGACGCTCCCTCTGCCTGTGGGCGGCCCCGGTGCAGGAGTCCCCGTTCGAAGTGATGGTGAATGTGAAGCTGGATGATGAATCTGGCGCGGCAGGGCTGGTCTTCTGCTCCGATGGTGAGGATGTGCATTACGGCTTTTATCCCTCCGCCGGAAAGCTGCGCCTCACCCGCTTCGAGGGAGCGGATGTGTATTCCTGGACGATCCTGGCGGATGTGCCCACGGAGGCCTACCACAGTGGCGACTGGAACCAACTGCGTGTGCGTGTGGAGTCGGAGGAAATCATCTGCTGGGTGAATGGCCAGCAGGTGCTGGTGCAGCGGGATGATGCCCTACGCGGCGGCCAGGTAGGTCTGTGTAAGTTCCGCAATACCGTGGCCCAGTTTCGCGGCTTCAGGGTCGGGACAGACCTCTCCGAGAAACCGGTGCCGGAGACGGTGGCGGCCTCGATTGGGAAAACGCTGAAGGATTTCCAAGCCGAACCGAAGGAACGGCAGAAAGCACTGAATCAATTGTTAGAAAAGCCCGGTGAAAGTCGGCGTGTGCTGGTGAACCAACGGCGTGAGCTGGAAAAGCAAGTGGCGGCGCTGAAGGAGCTGGAGCATGATCTGCATCGCGCCTCCGTGACGCGGGATCTGGTGGCGGAACTGGCCAAGCCGGAGGACCAGATCGACCTCATGCGCGCGACTCTGCTGCTGGCCCGTCATGACAATCCGGAGGTGGACATCAAGCAGTATCTCCAGGGCTTTGAGCGCATGGTGGATGAACTGAAAAAGGCCCCTGAGATCACACAGGGCACCGTGCCTGCCGTGAAGCGGATCAACCGCTACCTGTTCGAAGAAAACGGCTTTCATGGCAGTCGCCATGACTACAGCAGCAAGTCCAACAGCTACATGAATGAGCTGCTGGATGATCGTGAGGGCCTGCCCATCACTCTGTCCGTGCTGTATATCGAGTTGGCCGCACGGCTGGGCGTGAAGCAGGTCTATGGCCTCGGTTTGCCCGGCAAGTTCATGGTGGGCTATCGCGAGGGGCCGGAGGGGGAGCTGCAACTGCTGGATGTCTTCGAGCGCGGCAAAAAGGTCTCGCTGGAGCAGGCGGCGCTTGAGCTGTCGGACATCGGTTCCTTCCCCGAAGAAATGCTGGAGCCTGCCTCGAAGCGCTCCATCATCCTGCGCATGCTGAACAATCTGCTCGGCACGACTCTGGATGATGTCGCCGCGGTCAAAGAGACGCTTCCGTATCTCGACCTCGTCATCGCGCTCGATCCTGACTCCGCTGTGCAGCGCATCACCCGTGCTCGCATGAAAGAGCGTCTGGGGTTCCGCTCCGAGGCGGCTGCTGATGTCCGCTGGCTGACCGACCATTTCCCTGAAGACGGACCTAACCAAGTGCGTAACCAGCTCCTGGATTGGCTGGATGAGTTGGAGTGA
- a CDS encoding metallopeptidase family protein, which produces MASRDASLDAVADAVIRTTLHSLPEPVRVAAESCVIEAVNLTDCLAAGEALEDDLLGLFEGAALTEAEPESPLQLPRIRLFIDNLWEFAERDTSRFRDEVRITLLHELGHYLGYNEDEIAHRGLE; this is translated from the coding sequence ATGGCTTCACGTGACGCGTCCCTCGATGCCGTGGCGGATGCGGTGATCCGCACGACCCTCCACAGCCTCCCTGAACCCGTGCGCGTCGCGGCCGAGTCCTGTGTCATCGAGGCGGTCAACCTGACAGATTGTTTGGCCGCAGGAGAGGCTTTGGAAGACGATCTCTTGGGCCTGTTTGAAGGCGCTGCACTGACAGAGGCTGAGCCTGAATCTCCCTTGCAGCTTCCCCGCATCCGTCTGTTCATCGACAATCTCTGGGAGTTTGCCGAGCGGGACACATCCCGCTTCCGGGATGAAGTTCGCATCACGCTGCTCCACGAGCTGGGGCACTACCTCGGCTACAATGAGGACGAGATTGCCCATCGCGGCTTGGAGTGA
- a CDS encoding DUF2452 domain-containing protein, giving the protein MPTEDPIDVDLAETNAPRGNFLHYPSSRLGAKIIPQDLTNFKSRGVSRVERELQQELIELRERYLQVIDAFNWNKLIYEARFGFEPVIGERYHLYEVEGKHHLSMIEPESWHQKWIGSFRLNADGRWQVEKIAEDFDLRAWISGQGATV; this is encoded by the coding sequence ATGCCCACTGAAGACCCGATTGATGTCGATCTCGCCGAGACAAATGCCCCCCGGGGTAACTTCCTGCATTACCCGAGCTCTCGTCTCGGGGCCAAAATCATCCCTCAGGATTTGACCAATTTCAAAAGCCGCGGCGTCTCTCGGGTGGAGCGAGAACTGCAGCAGGAGCTCATTGAGCTGCGTGAGAGATACCTCCAGGTCATCGATGCCTTCAATTGGAACAAACTGATCTATGAGGCTCGTTTCGGGTTCGAACCGGTCATTGGCGAGCGTTATCACCTTTACGAGGTGGAGGGAAAGCACCACCTGAGCATGATCGAACCGGAGAGCTGGCACCAGAAGTGGATCGGTAGCTTTCGGCTAAATGCGGATGGCCGCTGGCAGGTGGAAAAGATCGCTGAGGACTTTGATCTGCGGGCATGGATCAGTGGTCAGGGAGCCACCGTCTAA
- a CDS encoding aldose epimerase family protein codes for MLRCAFIAAALVFMSSLLPAVASVTSEVWGKTAAGQDVHLITLTNASGMVVRLISYGGIIVSIQVPDREGQVADVVLGFDTLEPYLGKHPHFGCITGRYANRIGGASFMLDGVMHEVTANSGKNHIHGGKNSFDYQVWKPELKADQNAVALTYTSADGEEGFPGKLDCTVTYSLSDDNTLKIEYHAVTDKTTVVNLTNHSYFNLAGEGSGDVLGHEMMIPADQYTATDDALIATGESPAVANTPMDFTTPHLIGERIDAPFKALQQGKGYDHNYVLRGYTPPASDSAEAAPLLLAARAKDPKSGRVMTVHTTDPGVQFYTGNHLKGVRGKGGHVYETRHGFCLETQKFPDSPNKPQFPSATLRPGETYQHITTFKFSAE; via the coding sequence ATGCTTCGCTGCGCCTTCATCGCCGCTGCTCTCGTTTTTATGTCATCGCTTTTGCCTGCCGTCGCCTCCGTCACGTCTGAAGTCTGGGGTAAAACTGCCGCAGGGCAAGACGTCCACCTCATCACGCTGACCAATGCCAGCGGTATGGTCGTGCGGCTCATCAGCTATGGCGGCATCATCGTCTCCATTCAAGTGCCCGACCGTGAGGGTCAGGTGGCGGATGTCGTCTTGGGCTTCGACACGCTCGAGCCTTACTTGGGTAAGCATCCGCACTTTGGCTGCATAACAGGTCGTTATGCCAACCGCATCGGCGGCGCTTCCTTTATGCTGGATGGCGTGATGCATGAGGTGACCGCTAACTCCGGTAAAAATCACATCCATGGCGGCAAGAACTCCTTTGATTACCAGGTGTGGAAACCGGAACTCAAGGCGGATCAGAACGCCGTGGCTCTCACCTACACCAGTGCGGATGGTGAAGAGGGCTTCCCAGGAAAACTGGACTGCACCGTGACCTACAGCCTGAGTGACGACAACACGCTCAAGATCGAATACCATGCGGTGACGGATAAGACCACCGTGGTGAATTTAACCAACCACAGCTACTTCAACCTCGCCGGTGAAGGTAGCGGCGACGTGTTGGGCCATGAGATGATGATCCCGGCGGATCAATACACGGCAACGGATGATGCGTTGATTGCCACGGGGGAATCGCCTGCGGTGGCAAACACTCCGATGGATTTCACCACCCCGCATCTCATCGGCGAGCGCATCGACGCCCCTTTCAAAGCCTTGCAGCAGGGCAAGGGCTACGACCATAACTATGTGCTCCGAGGCTACACCCCTCCCGCCTCGGACTCGGCCGAAGCAGCGCCTCTGCTCCTGGCCGCCCGTGCCAAGGACCCAAAGAGTGGCCGGGTGATGACGGTGCATACCACAGACCCGGGCGTGCAGTTTTATACTGGCAACCATCTCAAAGGCGTGCGGGGGAAAGGTGGCCATGTGTATGAGACCCGCCACGGCTTCTGTCTGGAGACCCAGAAGTTTCCCGATAGCCCGAATAAACCGCAGTTCCCCTCCGCCACCTTGCGCCCTGGCGAGACTTATCAGCATATCACGACCTTCAAATTCTCTGCCGAGTGA
- a CDS encoding PP2C family protein-serine/threonine phosphatase, giving the protein MTAPVPLPKPTPSVTPMFVQEQDFAARQYKGRRENQEDYYAFADAAELGEEPLSKILLVVGDGLGAHAGGSVASYLAVNAFVRAFHEQPGDASWRLRTALDTANDTLGFITERMPAVAPPMGTTMLSVLISQKEVQWISVGDSPLFLYRKGNLTRLNADHSLAPLLEERVKAGQMTAEEAANHPGRHTLQSALMGMPLTLVDFAADPIKLLPDDIIIAASDGLFTLTHKALQELLHFGQNTTADKITDAILFAIRRINFDRQDNATIGVVKIPGGTTDS; this is encoded by the coding sequence GTGACCGCACCTGTTCCGCTGCCCAAGCCTACCCCATCCGTGACGCCCATGTTCGTTCAGGAACAGGATTTTGCCGCCCGCCAATACAAAGGACGTCGGGAAAATCAGGAGGACTACTATGCCTTTGCGGATGCTGCTGAACTGGGTGAGGAACCTTTGTCGAAGATTTTGTTGGTCGTGGGAGACGGTCTCGGGGCCCACGCCGGTGGCAGTGTGGCCAGTTATTTAGCGGTGAATGCTTTCGTGCGTGCTTTCCACGAGCAGCCCGGTGACGCGAGCTGGCGCCTGCGCACCGCCCTGGATACGGCCAATGATACTCTAGGCTTCATCACCGAGCGGATGCCGGCGGTGGCACCGCCGATGGGCACCACGATGCTGTCCGTGCTCATCAGTCAAAAGGAGGTGCAATGGATCAGCGTGGGAGATTCCCCACTCTTTCTTTATCGCAAAGGCAACCTCACGCGTTTGAATGCGGACCACTCCCTGGCTCCCTTGCTTGAGGAGCGGGTTAAGGCCGGTCAGATGACGGCTGAGGAAGCGGCCAATCACCCGGGCCGCCACACCCTGCAGAGTGCTCTCATGGGCATGCCGCTGACGCTGGTGGATTTTGCTGCGGATCCCATCAAGCTGCTGCCGGATGACATCATCATCGCGGCTAGCGATGGTCTTTTCACGCTGACGCACAAGGCTCTTCAGGAACTGCTCCACTTTGGCCAAAACACCACGGCTGACAAGATCACGGACGCCATTCTGTTTGCCATCCGCCGCATCAATTTCGACCGACAGGACAATGCCACCATCGGTGTGGTGAAGATCCCGGGAGGAACGACGGATAGCTGA
- the gcvT gene encoding glycine cleavage system aminomethyltransferase GcvT, with product MSDAPLLRTPLYDRHLTLGGKVIPFAGWEMPVQYTGIVQEHHAVRKAVGVFDISHMGQFIVSGQEAQAFLNRALTNDVTKLEIGQGQYSLLLNDQGGVIDDLILYRSSAKEFFVVVNASKIAEDWAQLQSLLREDEDVQMANLSDVTAGLAIQGPQSRAVFEAVFGTEAPFPPHNSLFVSAGEAGFMWLCGTGYTGEEGFEFFMPASTAEAWFDRFVEAARAQGGLPCGLGARDTLRLEMGYPLNGNDLYPDKTPLQAGLGFFVALDKEDFVGKAALVEQKAAGLPSKLVAFKMTGTAPPPRPHYPVWFGDQVIGEVASGTQSPSLGCGIGMAYVPYEAAGIGTTLEIEIRGRKFPAEIVKKPFYRKGA from the coding sequence ATGTCCGATGCTCCCTTGCTCCGCACGCCTTTGTATGATCGTCACCTCACCCTGGGTGGAAAAGTGATCCCCTTTGCGGGCTGGGAGATGCCTGTGCAATACACCGGCATCGTGCAGGAGCACCACGCGGTGCGTAAGGCCGTGGGCGTCTTTGACATCTCCCACATGGGCCAGTTCATCGTCAGCGGCCAAGAGGCCCAGGCTTTCCTCAACCGCGCCCTAACCAATGACGTGACCAAGCTGGAAATCGGCCAAGGACAATACAGCCTCCTGCTGAACGATCAGGGCGGTGTCATTGACGACCTCATCCTCTACCGCAGCAGTGCCAAGGAGTTCTTCGTGGTGGTCAATGCCAGCAAGATCGCCGAAGACTGGGCGCAACTGCAAAGCCTGCTCCGCGAGGATGAAGACGTGCAGATGGCGAATCTCAGCGACGTCACCGCCGGGCTCGCCATCCAGGGCCCGCAGAGCCGCGCGGTGTTTGAAGCCGTGTTTGGCACCGAGGCTCCCTTCCCACCACACAACAGCCTCTTTGTCTCCGCTGGCGAGGCCGGATTCATGTGGCTGTGCGGCACCGGTTACACAGGGGAGGAGGGCTTTGAGTTCTTCATGCCCGCCAGCACTGCCGAGGCGTGGTTTGACCGCTTCGTGGAGGCGGCTCGGGCCCAAGGCGGCCTGCCCTGCGGTCTCGGTGCGCGCGATACCCTGCGTCTGGAAATGGGCTATCCGCTCAATGGCAACGATCTCTATCCCGACAAGACCCCGCTCCAAGCCGGGCTGGGTTTCTTCGTCGCCTTGGACAAAGAAGACTTCGTGGGCAAAGCCGCCCTCGTGGAGCAAAAAGCTGCCGGATTGCCCAGCAAGCTGGTGGCCTTCAAAATGACGGGTACCGCCCCACCGCCCCGCCCGCATTACCCCGTGTGGTTCGGTGATCAAGTCATCGGCGAAGTCGCCAGCGGCACCCAATCCCCCAGCCTCGGCTGCGGCATCGGCATGGCCTATGTCCCGTATGAGGCGGCCGGGATCGGAACCACCCTTGAGATCGAGATCCGCGGTCGCAAATTCCCCGCCGAGATCGTGAAGAAGCCGTTTTATCGGAAAGGGGCCTGA
- a CDS encoding sialate O-acetylesterase: MTFRVLLASLWILTAAGAASAQTSAFPEANVLLTPGAEYSDVARVWQGIPGIERAKNGRLWVTWYSGDEGEGAMGNYALVSSSGDAGQKWTRPLVIEGPKGTKIGDPIPWLDPKGRLWVFYNQLTEKTAEHPTLRATCAIRCDDPTKATPVWSKPRVVAEDGILFGKPLVRAEGGWLAPFFLMGNLQGRPDTGTLLSTDEGASWQWHGGTSIPEKLRNFSEATLAQRQDGSLWTVIRTTQGLYESSSKDGGKTWTEAVAMPSFEGPSTRACLRKLASGAFMLVYHDAKKNENGAYPRTRLTVWLSEDEGRTWPHKLVVDERSSVSYPDAIQATDGRIYITYDHGRYNAGEKEVLVAVLREEDIRAGKWISKDAKERLLVNRAFGYGNHSDKRDEAKIAESLPPKDKLHLYLLIGQSNMAGRGVLDTEKRISRTRLLKFSPNNKWTTAVEPLHYDKTIAGAGLGMSFAREMADADKTITVGLIPCAVGGTPLERWQKGGDLYQQALERARLAMKEGTLKGILWHQGEADSGSEAKAGNYADRLAGMIADLRADLGAGEVPFVAGKLGPYLAKMSKDGKPSYWPLVNEQIASLPARVPHTAVVESEGLKHKGDQVHFDTESLREFGHRYAEAMKPLQK; this comes from the coding sequence ATGACTTTTCGTGTTCTTCTCGCTTCCTTATGGATTCTCACCGCTGCCGGCGCGGCATCGGCTCAGACTTCGGCTTTCCCTGAGGCGAACGTCCTGCTCACGCCAGGGGCGGAATACAGCGATGTCGCTCGCGTGTGGCAGGGCATCCCGGGCATCGAACGGGCGAAGAACGGTCGCCTGTGGGTGACGTGGTATAGCGGGGATGAAGGCGAGGGCGCGATGGGCAATTACGCCCTGGTGAGCAGCAGTGGGGATGCCGGTCAAAAGTGGACGAGACCCCTCGTCATCGAAGGCCCCAAGGGCACGAAGATTGGTGACCCGATCCCCTGGCTCGATCCAAAAGGCAGGCTGTGGGTGTTTTACAATCAGCTCACCGAAAAAACCGCCGAGCACCCGACCCTGCGCGCCACCTGTGCGATCCGTTGCGATGATCCCACCAAGGCCACCCCTGTGTGGTCAAAGCCCCGCGTGGTGGCAGAAGACGGAATCCTCTTTGGCAAGCCCCTCGTGCGCGCGGAGGGCGGCTGGCTGGCTCCGTTTTTCCTGATGGGAAATCTGCAAGGTCGGCCTGATACCGGCACCCTGCTGAGCACGGATGAGGGCGCAAGTTGGCAGTGGCATGGCGGCACCAGCATTCCAGAAAAGCTGCGTAACTTCAGCGAGGCCACACTGGCTCAGCGCCAGGATGGAAGCCTCTGGACCGTCATCCGCACCACGCAGGGGCTGTATGAGAGCAGCTCTAAGGATGGTGGGAAAACCTGGACGGAAGCCGTGGCCATGCCGTCGTTTGAAGGACCTTCCACTCGGGCTTGTTTACGGAAGCTGGCCTCGGGGGCCTTCATGCTGGTGTATCACGATGCCAAGAAGAACGAGAACGGGGCCTACCCACGCACACGCCTGACGGTGTGGCTGTCTGAGGATGAAGGCCGCACCTGGCCGCATAAGCTGGTGGTGGATGAGCGCAGCAGTGTCTCGTATCCGGATGCCATCCAGGCCACTGATGGACGCATCTACATCACCTATGATCATGGCCGCTACAATGCGGGTGAGAAAGAGGTGCTGGTGGCCGTGCTCCGAGAGGAAGACATCCGCGCGGGCAAGTGGATCTCGAAGGATGCTAAGGAGCGCCTGCTGGTGAATCGAGCCTTCGGCTACGGCAACCACTCCGATAAACGCGATGAGGCCAAGATCGCTGAGAGCCTGCCGCCCAAGGACAAGCTGCATCTCTACCTGCTGATCGGTCAATCCAACATGGCAGGCCGGGGTGTGCTGGATACGGAGAAGCGCATCTCGCGCACACGCTTGCTTAAATTCTCGCCTAACAACAAGTGGACCACGGCAGTGGAACCTCTGCATTATGACAAAACCATCGCCGGAGCAGGTCTCGGCATGAGCTTCGCCCGAGAGATGGCGGATGCGGACAAGACGATCACGGTGGGATTGATCCCCTGTGCGGTGGGCGGCACTCCTCTGGAGCGCTGGCAAAAAGGGGGCGACCTCTATCAGCAGGCCCTGGAGCGGGCACGCCTAGCCATGAAGGAAGGCACCCTGAAAGGCATCCTCTGGCATCAGGGGGAGGCGGACTCCGGCAGTGAAGCTAAGGCTGGGAACTATGCCGATCGTCTGGCCGGGATGATCGCCGATCTGCGTGCCGACTTAGGGGCCGGGGAGGTGCCCTTTGTCGCCGGCAAGTTGGGGCCCTATCTGGCAAAGATGAGCAAGGACGGCAAGCCCAGCTACTGGCCGTTGGTGAATGAACAGATCGCCAGTCTCCCGGCGCGGGTGCCGCACACCGCAGTGGTGGAGTCGGAGGGGCTGAAGCATAAGGGGGATCAGGTTCACTTCGATACCGAATCCCTGCGTGAGTTTGGCCACCGCTATGCCGAGGCGATGAAGCCTTTGCAGAAGTGA
- a CDS encoding LacI family DNA-binding transcriptional regulator, with translation MSVTLQQIAQTAGVSAMTVSRVMHQSPRVSVETRERVQAAIQQLGYQPDPHLARMMTMVRGRKKARVRAVIAVIRETAPKDALHQTAYQYVPIEAIRQRAEQHGYLVEEFWLGQDGLDSEKLVRILQARGIEGIIVSPQSSQMLCAQLDYRAFAAATFGFGLTQPSLHRAAGNMNLGIQMAVKQLSARGYERIGLAVTQWIDHRAEGAYSGAMLHAQQSLPVGQRVPVLLFPHNDFSRCRKEFMDWMDAHHPDALITFDQHVPEWLNKMGLRVPEDIGLVVHDWTPTMKGYAGIYQRRDHVAAAGVDLVATQLLQNETGVPEVPRQILIPPQWIEGESIRAKLV, from the coding sequence ATGTCAGTCACGCTCCAGCAGATCGCCCAAACGGCAGGCGTCTCCGCCATGACGGTGTCGCGGGTGATGCACCAGTCACCTCGAGTCTCGGTGGAGACGCGCGAGCGTGTGCAGGCGGCGATTCAGCAACTGGGCTATCAACCCGATCCCCATCTGGCGCGCATGATGACGATGGTGCGCGGGCGCAAGAAGGCGCGCGTGCGTGCGGTCATCGCCGTCATTCGTGAAACGGCCCCCAAGGATGCCCTACATCAGACAGCCTATCAGTATGTGCCCATCGAGGCCATTCGCCAGCGTGCCGAGCAGCACGGTTACCTCGTGGAGGAATTTTGGTTAGGCCAGGATGGGCTGGACTCGGAGAAACTGGTGCGCATCCTCCAAGCGCGTGGGATTGAGGGCATCATTGTGTCGCCCCAATCCTCGCAGATGCTGTGTGCGCAGCTCGACTACCGGGCTTTTGCCGCAGCCACCTTCGGCTTCGGTTTGACCCAGCCTTCGTTGCATCGGGCAGCAGGGAACATGAATCTGGGCATCCAGATGGCGGTGAAGCAACTGAGCGCACGTGGTTATGAGCGCATCGGCCTCGCGGTCACGCAGTGGATTGATCATCGCGCCGAGGGTGCCTACAGTGGAGCCATGCTGCATGCTCAGCAGAGCCTGCCGGTGGGCCAGCGGGTGCCCGTGCTGCTCTTCCCGCACAATGACTTCAGCCGCTGCCGCAAGGAGTTCATGGACTGGATGGACGCGCATCATCCCGATGCCCTCATCACCTTCGATCAGCATGTGCCGGAGTGGCTGAATAAAATGGGTCTGCGGGTGCCGGAGGACATCGGCCTCGTGGTGCATGACTGGACCCCCACCATGAAGGGCTATGCAGGCATCTATCAGCGGCGGGATCACGTGGCCGCCGCCGGGGTGGACCTCGTGGCCACGCAGCTTTTACAAAACGAAACCGGTGTGCCCGAGGTGCCACGCCAGATCCTCATCCCTCCGCAATGGATCGAAGGAGAGTCGATCCGGGCGAAGCTCGTGTGA
- a CDS encoding c-type cytochrome: protein MVKAALLLTLSLLPALLQAQEQAKGADLFQKTCAACHGAQGQGNDEIKAPSIAHLPSWYVERQLSNFHDGKRGHNGQADPQGALMAAIAKTLKPEQIVEVAQHVESLPLVPPKERTLAGADVQAGQELFYERCMECHRYNASGEQLFGSPPLVGRQGWYLLAQLKKFKGLHRGAEKGDEKGAKMVQMATLFIEDEQTMKNVVSYILTLNPEPNQK from the coding sequence ATGGTCAAAGCCGCACTCCTCCTCACGCTCAGCCTCCTGCCTGCGCTCCTGCAGGCTCAGGAACAGGCCAAGGGTGCGGACTTATTTCAAAAGACCTGTGCCGCCTGCCATGGGGCCCAGGGCCAGGGCAATGACGAGATCAAGGCCCCCTCCATCGCGCATCTACCGAGTTGGTATGTCGAGCGCCAACTCAGCAACTTCCACGATGGCAAACGCGGGCACAACGGCCAAGCCGACCCCCAAGGTGCGCTCATGGCCGCGATCGCGAAAACACTCAAGCCCGAGCAGATCGTCGAAGTGGCCCAGCATGTGGAATCCCTGCCCCTCGTTCCGCCCAAGGAGCGCACCCTGGCCGGGGCCGATGTGCAGGCCGGGCAGGAGCTGTTTTACGAGCGCTGCATGGAGTGCCACCGCTACAATGCCAGTGGTGAGCAGCTCTTCGGTAGCCCGCCCCTGGTGGGCAGGCAGGGCTGGTATCTGCTCGCGCAGTTGAAGAAGTTCAAAGGCCTGCACCGTGGCGCAGAAAAGGGCGATGAAAAAGGTGCCAAGATGGTGCAAATGGCCACCCTCTTCATCGAGGATGAACAAACCATGAAAAACGTAGTGAGCTACATCCTCACCCTGAATCCCGAGCCTAACCAGAAGTGA